Below is a genomic region from Telmatobacter sp. DSM 110680.
AATTCTCAGATGCCACAAAATGCACATGAGCAACGCGTGCGTCCGACTCGAGTGCGCGCAACAATTCGCGACCGAGGACTGCGCCGGATGCGCCAGTGATGGCAACGGTGAGATTGAGGGCTTCCACGTCTGACTTCCCTTCCCTTGATTCGTGGTGTTACGGCTGAGTGGCGGCCTTCTTGCTGTAGGTGGTGAGAAAAAGCTTCGTCCAGGAATCACCCTGCTTCATTTCGAGCAGGAATGTGAGGGTGTTATCCGATGGACTTTCGTACGTGGCGCGCAACACTGGACCTGGGCCGGAGGAACTGCTGAGCAAAACTAGCTTTTTACCGGTAAGTTCGCCGGTAAGTTCACTCGGATGGGTGGATGTGTCGTTGAACCACCATGCGGTGTACTTGCCTGATTGCTTGTCGTAGGAGATGAAGTGGCGCGTGTCAGTCGGTTTGCGGCCCGGCAGAGTTGTGGAGAGCATCTCA
It encodes:
- a CDS encoding DUF1579 family protein codes for the protein MRLVICFLTLCASVLSYSQQTTPSAPNPLDNLSFMKGDWTGKQNFETGGGPAMVGEATDRIDIGIAGKYLCEMLSTTLPGRKPTDTRHFISYDKQSGKYTAWWFNDTSTHPSELTGELTGKKLVLLSSSSGPGPVLRATYESPSDNTLTFLLEMKQGDSWTKLFLTTYSKKAATQP